The Chlorocebus sabaeus isolate Y175 chromosome 22, mChlSab1.0.hap1, whole genome shotgun sequence genome segment CTGGACACGGTCCCCGGCGCCGCTCCAACCAGATCGCGACCGCTAAGCCCCTCCTTTCAAGAAACTCTGGGGCCGCCCCTGGAAGTGGCGGGGCGAAGGGACCGGAGGAGGGACCGGAGGAGCGAGGCGCGCGGCGCAGCGATGGAGCCGGACAGCGCGGGCGCGGAGGCCGGCATGGAGGGCGCGGGAGGTGACCCGTACCGGCGACCTGCGCGGCGCACGCAGTGGCTGCTGAGCGCCCTGGCGCACCACTATGGGCTGGACCGCGGCGTGGAGAACGAGATCGTGGTGCTGGCCACCGGCCTGGACCAGTACCTGCAGGAGGTCTTCCACCACCTGGACTGCCGCGGCGCCGGCCGCCTGCCCCGCGCCGACTTCCGCGCCCTCTGCGCTGTGCTGGGGCTGCGCGCGGAGGGGGCCACTGCGGCCGGGGAGGCAGCCGTAGACGTGAACTCCAGAGCTGTGACCACCGGGGACGCGGCCGCTGAGTTGGCCACGGACAGGGACTCAGATACCGACGAAGAGGCGCGCCTGGCTCTGCGCGCCGAGCCGCCGGAGCTCACCTTCCGCCAGTTCCACGCGCGCCTCTGCGGCTACTTCGGCACCCTTGCGGGGCCCCGGCTGCCCCGCGGCGCTCTCAGCGAGCACATCGAGACGCAGATCCGCCTGCGCCgtccgcgccgccgccgccgcccgccctGCGCGCCTGGCCCCGACAGCGGTTCTGACTGCGAGCGCGTTGCGCGGCTGGAGGAGGAGAATAGCAGCTTGCGCGAGTTGGTGGAGGACCTGCGCGCTGCGCTGCAGAGCAGTGATGCGCGCTGCCTAGCACTGCAGGTGCGCGCTGGCCGCGGAGGGAGGGTGGTAACGCCTGGGAGAGGGCTCAAACTAAAAGCTGGCTGGCTGCGGAGCCCGACGGGACAGAGGCAGAGGAAGGGTAGACAGAGGGCAACCCTACACCATCCCACCCCGCCTCAGCCCACTTGCGTCCTGTCCCTGTTCCTCCCCATTCCACTCCAGTCCCCAACCCTGTTATTACCATCTGTTCCACTCCTGAAAACCCCAGTCACATTCAGACAACCATACCCCACTTTTCTGCTCCACCCCCGCATCATCGCATCTTGCCCCTTCTAACCCAGGAATTGCACCTGTCTGGGTAGTCTCACACATTCCCTTTCAACAagcatctttctctctccctcctgccaggCTTCTGGGAGGTTTAGGAGACAGAAGTGTGAAGAAGGCCCTGACCTCACCTTTAAGGATCTCCCTGCCTCCTGGAGTAGACTGACAGCTCCTTCTGTCAATCAGCAAAGACTTACGGGGCTCCCTGCGGGAGAAACAGAGACAAGTGAGAAATAGACAGGGTGGCTCACACTATGGATCAGGCACTCACTGGCCACCAAATGCCTGTGGGAACCAGACCCGCTCTGGGCTATTGAGAAGAAACCATGGGGTGAGATGGGGACCCAGCCTTAGCATCTGGGAGCCGTTGACAAACACTTAAGCACTGTGCCAGCCGTGCGCCAAGGGCAGTGCTGGGCCGCAGGGGTCAGAGGAGGAAAGGAACAGCCCCTACCCCAGGCGACAACAGGCCAGGAAGAAAATGACGTTATATGACCCCGCTTTAGCTCAGGACACTGCAGAGTGCAGGGAAGTGGCAAGGTGTGGTTTTCAGTGTTGGTGTACATGGAAGCCAGGGTGGAGGCGGGAAAGTACTCCTCTGATGTGGAATCCCAAGTAATGTACGGGGAGCCATGGGATGCGCCTGAAAGGTCTTCCGGCATCGCTCATGCtcaggtatttattgagcacctactatgtgccaggtttgTTTTAGGCTCTGGGAACACACCAGTAAAGACAGacagaaaccgccctcaaggagCCTCTAGTGAGCAGGCACGGGGAGGGCTGCAAGTGCCACTGGGGGGAGTCTAGGAGATGAGGAACTGCCACCCGGCAGGCTGAACGCCGCCAACACAGGAGTAGACCGAGACGAGGTGCGAGGTTGAAGAATCATTGGTACCACAGAGGGAACAGAATACTGGCGtcgtgtctcagtttccttcatcAGTAAAAAAACGCTGGAGGGTTGGGGGGGGCGGGCGAGGAGGTATCATTAGAGCTCCTGCCTCCCTAGGGATGTGGCGAGGGTTAAAGGAGCTCGGACGCACGGGACCTAAGGGCCTGGCACCTGGAAGCAGGCGGCGCCATAAACGTGCTCACGTGCTTCTGGGTGCGGAGGAATGGGGACCGCCGTCGTGGCGGGCGTTCGTCTGGTGCATGTGGCTGGGGCACTTACCCCCTGCCCCTGCTGCCCTGTCCCCGCAGGTCGGGCTCTGGAAGAGCCAGGCGAGCACCCACGAGATGGAGCGCGGCGGACCGGAGGCTGCGGTGCGGGAACTGCGGCAGGCACAAGGCGCGCTGGCTGCGGCGGAGGCCCGCGCTGGGCGGCTGCGCCGTGGCCAGGCCGAGGTGCGGCGGCGTGCGGAGGAGGCCCGGCAGGTGGTGCTGCGCAGCCTGCACCGCGTGCGAGAGCTGGAGGCGCTGGCGCGACAGGTGCCCGGCTTGCAGCGCTGGGTGCGGCGGCTGGAGACGGAGCTGCAACGCTACAGGTGAGCAGGGGCGCGGGCCCTGGGCCCAAGTGCCCCAATTCGGCTCCCATTTTCCCAGACTTCGGGTGTGCAAACGCCCTCCCACACGCTCTCGTGTTCTCCAGTTTCTCCATGCATTTATTCACGTGTTCTTTCATTCCTTTGTCAGTTCTCCATTTCTTAAGTCATAAGTCTATTCCATTGCTTGCTCTGCATCCATCTGCCcagccatccattcatccatccatttatccatccactcacccaccccacccacctatccatccactcactcgtccatccactcacccattcatccatccacccatccactcaccgaCCCATCATCTATCCACCTACccatcatccatctattcatccatccatccactcacccacccatccatccactcacccacccacccatccccccacccacccatcatccatccatccccccacccacccacgcatccatcatccatccttccacccacccacccacccagccagcCGTCCATCCATCCTCCTGTTCACCCACAAACACCCTCTATTTGTTTATCATAGATTGCAGTTGAATGTGCTTATTCTTATTTGTTCCTGGATTCGATCATAATGATAATAGCTTACAGTTACTaagcacttgctgtgtgccaggccttgAGCTAAGTACTTTATGTGGCTTAACTCATTTAAGCCTCACAGCTGCCCTGTGAGGTGGGTACTGCTGTGTTTCCACtctgtagatgaggaaacaggtgtATAATGACTGCCTGTGCTAGCTCCACCAGGGCAGGAAGCTGGACTTGGGACCCAGATTCAAATCTTGGCAGGACTTTTGGCAAATGTGTGAGTGTGGGCAAGTCACCACTCCTCGAAGACCCTGCTTCCTCTTGGGTAGAACACAGATTGGGGTCCCTGCCTGCGGGAGTGGCTGTGAAGAGGCCATGGGCtcctgcctggcacatggtagatgctTGGTAGACAGAGCCTCTCTCCCTTTCAAATCACAAGGCACCCCTGCCTGCCAGCTGGCCTGACTACACATTTGCTGAGCATTTTCTCTGTGCCAGGGGCCATCCCAGGCATCAGGGATGTGACCATGTGACTAGGACAGACTGAATTCCCTGCCCTGAGCAGCCACCTGTGAGCAGATAAGACCTTCACAGGAACAGATGTGTGGCAGCAGGCAGGATGTGGAGGACACTCATCAGCCTGCCCCCAAAGAAGTGACACTTGAGGGTAGGATGTTACTGGGCCAgatggaaagaggagaggagagaacatTCTAGAAAATGGGAACAGTACGGGCAAAGCCCTAGGGCAGAAGGAGCCTTAGCACCAttcaaaaactaaaaggaagccaGAGTGGCTGGAGGGGTAGAGCTGGAGGTAGGCCCATTTAGGGCCTGGAAGGTGGCAGCAAGGACTTCAGTTTTTCCCTTAAGAGAAAGAACATGAAACCATGGGAAAGTTTTAAGCAAGGAGGTGACAGAAGCAGatttacatttcaataaaaagttaCCCTGGCTACAGTGTGACAAAGAGATGGGCAGACAGGGAGAGCAGAAGACAGTGCGGAGCCCAGTGAGGGGCTCCTGCCATCCTGGTCCTGAGAGGAAGGTggtctggcccaggctgggggtggggcaggcagaAGGGATGGCCTTGAACCTACTGGACATCTGAGGAGCTCACAGCTGGGAGATGGGAAGGCATGGGGCTAGAGGGAGGCCTCCAAAGAGGCAGACTCTGGGCCAGCCTCCTGCAGCGTGCAGTGTTTGGAGAGCCACTTCCTGTTTGCATAGCTGATGGCTAAAGAGCAGGGCTGGTTGGCTTGAGGCCCACATCCAGCCTTGGAACTTTATCCAAGAGGAGAAATAAAGGGGctcttctttgtttatttctaaagTCACAACTAGTCCTCTACAGCAGAATGCTACAAGTGACTACAAACATTGGCATAGCCCTTTACAATAGAAAAAGTGGATTCATAGCCAATGCACCATTTAGTCCCCATAAGATTGTTCAAGGTAGGCATTTTATCCCCAGTTTACACATTGTGAGAAATGAGGCACTGAGAAGTTAAGTAACatacccaaggccacacagccacaAAGCAGAAAAGTCAAAGCACTTTTCCCCCACTGCCTGTGTGCTTTGATTCACAGTTACACAATGGCTGCTGTGCCTCCAGACCTTCTATCTGCTGATTGGGCATAAGAAGAAACCTGGAAGGGCTGGTCCTGTTAGTCAGTCTCAAACAAAACTGGGGTTCtattttttgttcgtttgttttttgagacagagtcttgctctgtcacccaggctttttcgcaatggcgcaatcttggctcactgctatctcttcctcccaggttcaaaagattctcctgcctcagcctcaccatagctgggattacagacgtatgcaaccacgcctgggtaatttttgtatttttagtagagacggggtttcaccatgttggccaggctggtctcaaactcctgacctcaggtgatctacccgcctcggcctcccaaagtgctgggattataggtgtgagccactgcacccagccaaaagtgGATTCTGTTAGtaaggaagaaggaggagcagCTATTGCAGAGGCTTTGAAGGAAACACCTAGTGATGAGGATATTGAGGACCAGAGAGCGAGTAACACTATGTGAAGGGCACACAGTGATTAGGCAGATGACTGTGTCACTCATTTCTCTGCCCCTCTAGAAATATGCTTTCAACCCTACCTTGCCCAGGAGGTTGACCACCTCTGCCCATTTTCTACGGTCAGAGTTTGCTGGTTTATGGACTGACCTGCCCCAAAGCTCTCACTCtgagaagaagggaaaggagaggagacagAATAGCCAtgggcatttattgagcatcagcTGCATACCAGGCACTTTTTCATGTGAGCTCATGGGGCCTCTGAACTAGTCTAAAAGAAAAGTGTTATTGTCAGCATTTCACAGACGAGAAAACCAAGACCAGGGAGGAAGCAGCTGTCCAGTGTGGCGCAGCAACTTAGTGGCAAGGGCAGGACTCACAGCCCAGCCTGATGGCCCCAAGCCACAAGCTCGAGTTGGGTTTGGTAATATGCACAAGTCCCCCTGGATTCTCCTACCCCGGAAACATCGGCCAGACATTTTACTGGCTGGGGAGGGACTGTGGGCTACAATTCACCtctacttttgcttttctctttctttcttttcccttcccttcccttcccttcccttcccttcccttcccttcccttcccttcccttcccttcccttccctcccctcccctcccctcccctcccctcccctcccctcccctccccttccctctcctcccctccccttccctcccctcccctcccctcacctcccttcccttcctttcttttttgagctggagtctcgcctgtcacccaggctggagtgcagtggcacaatctcagctcattgtaacctccgcctcccaggttcaagccattcttttgcctctggctaatttttgtatttttaatagaaatggggtttcaccatgttgaccaggctggtcttgaactgctgaccttgtgattcgcccacctcggccccccaaagtgctgggattacaggtgtgagccagcgcacccagcCTGCTTTTGCTTTTCAAGTGCCAGAAACTCAGATGTCCCTGACTATTGCGCTGAATCAACCCCCTCCTCTGCAGCTGGCCTAGGGGGCTGCAGTCTAGAGGAATTACAGGGAGGAAAGGGCCCCATGCCCCAAACAGCAGAGCCCCATCACACCCTCTTAAGTGACATCACTCTGGAATGTCTCCAGGTGCTCTGCAGATGTGTCTTTGGGGGGAAAACAGAGCAATGACTGAACTCCCCCTGAGAATGACAGCTTGAAGCCATTTGGTTAGAATAAATGACCCAACTCACACTTTTCCAGCATCTCCCAGTgttcaaagcactttcacagatacCGACTCACTCTGATCTTCTCATCTTCCCTCTGAGGTTGGTATTATGTCATATGtttcaaatgaggaaatagaCCCTTGGAGTTGGGAGTGGGTTTACTAAAGTCACATACCAGAACTCAGATGAATTCAGACTGCGTTGAGTTTCCTAACTTTGAGTCAAACTCTGCCACTTTCCTAAAATGGGATCTCGATGACTCTATTGTTCATGTTAGGGCTTCTATTGAGTTCTTTTTCAgacctgtactttttttttcatccttaTCAGTCCTTGTGTTGTGGGCTCCGTCTAATCCTTTATCTCTGTAGCATTCAACCATATTAATTTTACAGTCTCTTTTGGATTGCTGTAATATCTGAGCTTCCTGAGATGTTTTACACCTGTTGTCTTTGTCATGATGAGGCATTCTTGGCAGGCACTGTCATTTTGGGCTGTGAGCCCGTCTTTGGCAGGGCCATGATCCTCGAGAGTCACACATAGAACCA includes the following:
- the EFCC1 gene encoding EF-hand and coiled-coil domain-containing protein 1 isoform X2, yielding MEPDSAGAEAGMEGAGGDPYRRPARRTQWLLSALAHHYGLDRGVENEIVVLATGLDQYLQEVFHHLDCRGAGRLPRADFRALCAVLGLRAEGATAAGEAAVDVNSRAVTTGDAAAELATDRDSDTDEEARLALRAEPPELTFRQFHARLCGYFGTLAGPRLPRGALSEHIETQIRLRRPRRRRRPPCAPGPDSGSDCERVARLEEENSSLRELVEDLRAALQSSDARCLALQVGLWKSQASTHEMERGGPEAAVRELRQAQGALAAAEARAGRLRRGQAEVRRRAEEARQVVLRSLHRVRELEALARQVPGLQRWVRRLETELQRYRSEDSQLPTPQLASPEPGDKSNEPEDAGTRDPDPTPEGAWQSDSSSGSRALDEVDEQLFRSVEGQAASDEEEEEEKWREEQKTPAAKAKTLLARLSSCGGRCDDQTAEKLMTYFGHFGGADHACTLGELEACVAMLVEQLRTQGCGGRTLGTSGEEAELQQKVEENEHLRLELQMVETERVRLSLLEEKLVDVLQLLQRLRDLNISKRALGKILLSTLDAFRDPTHVGRPSPAAILDALHQALAACQLLRRQPSAPASAAAALTNPLLVSC
- the EFCC1 gene encoding EF-hand and coiled-coil domain-containing protein 1 isoform X1: MEPDSAGAEAGMEGAGGDPYRRPARRTQWLLSALAHHYGLDRGVENEIVVLATGLDQYLQEVFHHLDCRGAGRLPRADFRALCAVLGLRAEGATAAGEAAVDVNSRAVTTGDAAAELATDRDSDTDEEARLALRAEPPELTFRQFHARLCGYFGTLAGPRLPRGALSEHIETQIRLRRPRRRRRPPCAPGPDSGSDCERVARLEEENSSLRELVEDLRAALQSSDARCLALQVGLWKSQASTHEMERGGPEAAVRELRQAQGALAAAEARAGRLRRGQAEVRRRAEEARQVVLRSLHRVRELEALARQVPGLQRWVRRLETELQRYRSEDSQLPTPQLASPEPGDKSNEPEDAGTRDPDPTPEGAWQSDSSSGSRALDEAVDEQLFRSVEGQAASDEEEEEEKWREEQKTPAAKAKTLLARLSSCGGRCDDQTAEKLMTYFGHFGGADHACTLGELEACVAMLVEQLRTQGCGGRTLGTSGEEAELQQKVEENEHLRLELQMVETERVRLSLLEEKLVDVLQLLQRLRDLNISKRALGKILLSTLDAFRDPTHVGRPSPAAILDALHQALAACQLLRRQPSAPASAAAALTNPLLVSC
- the EFCC1 gene encoding EF-hand and coiled-coil domain-containing protein 1 isoform X3 yields the protein MEPDSAGAEAGMEGAGGDPYRRPARRTQWLLSALAHHYGLDRGVENEIVVLATGLDQYLQEVFHHLDCRGAGRLPRADFRALCAVLGLRAEGATAAGEAAVDVNSRAVTTGDAAAELATDRDSDTDEEARLALRAEPPELTFRQFHARLCGYFGTLAGPRLPRGALSEHIETQIRLRRPRRRRRPPCAPGPDSGSDCERVARLEEENSSLRELVEDLRAALQSSDARCLALQVGLWKSQASTHEMERGGPEAAVRELRQAQGALAAAEARAGRLRRGQAEVRRRAEEARQVVLRSLHRVRELEALARQVPGLQRWVRRLETELQRYRFKRFSCLSLTIAGITDVCNHAWVVSSKEEISPHIRICYLPTRRHWKKRPVPGWRPGLSCSSGGASVRTFTWPGLSQV